One window from the genome of Rhinolophus ferrumequinum isolate MPI-CBG mRhiFer1 chromosome 22, mRhiFer1_v1.p, whole genome shotgun sequence encodes:
- the GPATCH4 gene encoding G patch domain-containing protein 4 isoform X2: MSVTPEVKSRGMKFAEEQLLKHGWTQGKGLGRKEDGITQALRVTLKQDTHGVGHDPAKEFTNHWWSELFNQTAASLVVETRQDGVQVRRLSKETTRRSQPKPNLLYQKFVKKATLTAGGEKPDKDAESCSDDDSQGPQPPKILTDEMLLQACEGRTGHKAARLGITMKAKLARLEAQEQAFLAQLKGQAPGAPQRPSENKPLKTKKKKRKQKEQEAAATERNADKESSEHAVRSIRKGKKKRRRQEEKVTEERDGMAVGSEEEASRGQTAPSPRKRKKKRQQHREELGVTDEGAEVAGGGMGTEAAGSRAHTDPCGRRRRQREDVHTGRDVEATVGGGTPGVGGDSRPRDSSGSGGKRRQRQSEEEGVGVSTHQRAKKKKQKRRAGRGSMDFFLGAEA, encoded by the exons ATGAGTGTCACCCCGGAGGTCAAGAGCCGGGGGATGAAGTTTGCTGAGGAGCAGCTGCTCAAGCATGGATGGACTCAAG GCAAGGGCCTGGGCCGGAAGGAGGACGGCATCACCCAGGCCCTCAGGGTGACGCTGAAGCAGGACACGCATGGG GTGGGACACGACCCTGCCAAGGAGTTCACCAACCACTGGTGGAGTGAGCTCTTCAACCAGACTGCGGCCAGCTTGGTGGTGGAAACTAGGCAG GATGGAGTACAGGTGCGGCGCCTTTCTAAGGAGACCACCCGTCGGAGTCAGCCCAAGCCCAACCTGCTGTATCAGAAGTTTGTGAAG AAGGCCACCCTGACTGCAGGTGGGGAGAAGCCAGACAAGGACGCGGAAAGCTGCAGTGACGACGACAGCCAGGGGCCCCAGCCTCCAAAGAT cctgACTGACGAGATGCTGCTCCAAGCCTGCGAGGGACGCACCGGACACAA GGCTGCCCGTCTTGGGATCACGATGAAGGCCAAGCTGGCTCGGTTAGAGGCCCAGGAGCAGGCCTTCCTGGCTCAGCTCAAGGGCCAGGCCCCTGGGGCCCCTCAACGGCCGTCTGAGAACAAGCCactcaaaacaaagaaaaagaaaaggaagcagaaagagcAAGAGGCTGCAGCAACGGAAAGGAATGCAGACAAGGAGTCCTCCGAACATGCCGTCCGGAGCATCAggaaaggcaagaagaaaagaCGGCGTCAAGAAGAAAAGGTCACAGAGGAGAGAGACGGAATGGCCGTAGGGAGCGAGGAAGAGGCGAGCAGAGGACAAACAGCTCCGTCccccaggaaaaggaagaaaaagaggcagCAGCACCGCGAGGAGTTGGGGGTCACAGATGAAGGGGCTGAGGTGGCTGGAGGTGGCATGGGGACAGAGGCGGCGGGGAGCCGGGCACACACTGACCCGTGTGGCAGACGCAGAAGGCAGCGTGAGGACGTGCACACAGGGCGGGACGTCGAGGCCACTGTAGGTGGTGGGACCCCAGGAGTAGGAGGGGACAGCAGGCCTAGGGACAGCTCAGGGAGTGGAGGTAAGAGGAGGCAGCGACAGTCAGAGGAGGAAGGAGTGGGAGTCAGCACCCACCAGAgggcaaaaaagaagaaacagaagagacgGGCAGGGCGGGGCTCCATGGATTTCTTTTTGGGTGCCGAAGCCTGA
- the NAXE gene encoding NAD(P)H-hydrate epimerase, giving the protein MSPLRSLLGLGLLVAGSRLPCIRAQADACRAGPTWWGPRRLMSGGRGDAEVMASAAVRYLSQEEAQAVDEELFNEYRFSVDQLMELAGLSCATAIAKAYPPTSMSRSPPTVLVICGPGNNGGDGLVCARHLRLFGYQPTIYYPKRPNKPLFAALVTQCQKMDIPFLAEMPAEPVLIDELYDLVVDAIFGFSFKGDVREPFRSILGVLSGLTVPIASIDIPSGWDVEKGNPGGIQPDLLISLTAPKKSATHFTGRYHYLGGRFVPPALEKKYQLNLPPYPDTECVHRLQ; this is encoded by the exons ATGTCCCCGCTGCGGTCGCTCCTGGGGCTCGGGCTGCTGGTGGCGGGCTCGCGCCTGCCGTGCATCAGAGCCCAGGCTGACGCCTGTCGCGCAGGCCCCACCTGGTGGGGACCCCGGCGGCTGATGTCGGGTGGCCGCGGGGACGCAGAGGTCATGGCGAGCGCGGCGGTGAGGTACCTGAG CCAGGAGGAGGCCCAGGCCGTGGACGAGGAGCTGTTCAACGAGTACCGGTTCAGCGTGGACCAGCTGATGGAGCTGGCTGGGCTCAGCTGCGCCACCGCCATCGCCAAG GCGTATCCCCCCACGTCCATGTCCAGGAGCCCCCCCACTGTCCTGGTCATCTGCGGCCCCGGGAACAACGGAGGAGATGGCCTGGTCTGTGCACGACATCTCAGACTCTTC GGCTACCAGCCAACCATCTATTACCCCAAGAGGCCCAACAAGCCACTCTTCGCTGCACTGGTGACGCAGTGTCAGAAAATGGACATCCCTTTCCTCGCTGAAATGCCCGCAGAG CCCGTGCTGATTGATGAGCTGTATGACCTGGTGGTGGATGCCATCTTTGGCTTCAGCTTCAAGGGGGACGTTCGGGAGCCATTCCGTAGCATCCTGGGTGTCCTGAGTGGACTCACTGTGCCCATCGCCAGCATCGACATTCCCTCAG GATGggatgtggagaaaggaaacCCTGGAGGGATCCAGCCAGACTTGCTCATCTCCCTGACTGCACCCAAAAAGTCTGCCACCCACTTTACCGGTCGCTACCACTACCTGGGGGGTCGTTTTGTGCCACCTGCTCTGGAGAAGAAGTACCAGCTGAACCTGCCACCGTACCCGGACACTGAGTGTGTGCACCGTCTGCAGTGA
- the GPATCH4 gene encoding G patch domain-containing protein 4 isoform X1, which produces MDDRNLLSGEDLSTVTSLTMSVTPEVKSRGMKFAEEQLLKHGWTQGKGLGRKEDGITQALRVTLKQDTHGVGHDPAKEFTNHWWSELFNQTAASLVVETRQDGVQVRRLSKETTRRSQPKPNLLYQKFVKKATLTAGGEKPDKDAESCSDDDSQGPQPPKILTDEMLLQACEGRTGHKAARLGITMKAKLARLEAQEQAFLAQLKGQAPGAPQRPSENKPLKTKKKKRKQKEQEAAATERNADKESSEHAVRSIRKGKKKRRRQEEKVTEERDGMAVGSEEEASRGQTAPSPRKRKKKRQQHREELGVTDEGAEVAGGGMGTEAAGSRAHTDPCGRRRRQREDVHTGRDVEATVGGGTPGVGGDSRPRDSSGSGGKRRQRQSEEEGVGVSTHQRAKKKKQKRRAGRGSMDFFLGAEA; this is translated from the exons ATGGATGATAGGAACCTCCTCTCTGGCGAGGATCTGAGCACAGTGACTTCTCTCACCATGAGTGTCACCCCGGAGGTCAAGAGCCGGGGGATGAAGTTTGCTGAGGAGCAGCTGCTCAAGCATGGATGGACTCAAG GCAAGGGCCTGGGCCGGAAGGAGGACGGCATCACCCAGGCCCTCAGGGTGACGCTGAAGCAGGACACGCATGGG GTGGGACACGACCCTGCCAAGGAGTTCACCAACCACTGGTGGAGTGAGCTCTTCAACCAGACTGCGGCCAGCTTGGTGGTGGAAACTAGGCAG GATGGAGTACAGGTGCGGCGCCTTTCTAAGGAGACCACCCGTCGGAGTCAGCCCAAGCCCAACCTGCTGTATCAGAAGTTTGTGAAG AAGGCCACCCTGACTGCAGGTGGGGAGAAGCCAGACAAGGACGCGGAAAGCTGCAGTGACGACGACAGCCAGGGGCCCCAGCCTCCAAAGAT cctgACTGACGAGATGCTGCTCCAAGCCTGCGAGGGACGCACCGGACACAA GGCTGCCCGTCTTGGGATCACGATGAAGGCCAAGCTGGCTCGGTTAGAGGCCCAGGAGCAGGCCTTCCTGGCTCAGCTCAAGGGCCAGGCCCCTGGGGCCCCTCAACGGCCGTCTGAGAACAAGCCactcaaaacaaagaaaaagaaaaggaagcagaaagagcAAGAGGCTGCAGCAACGGAAAGGAATGCAGACAAGGAGTCCTCCGAACATGCCGTCCGGAGCATCAggaaaggcaagaagaaaagaCGGCGTCAAGAAGAAAAGGTCACAGAGGAGAGAGACGGAATGGCCGTAGGGAGCGAGGAAGAGGCGAGCAGAGGACAAACAGCTCCGTCccccaggaaaaggaagaaaaagaggcagCAGCACCGCGAGGAGTTGGGGGTCACAGATGAAGGGGCTGAGGTGGCTGGAGGTGGCATGGGGACAGAGGCGGCGGGGAGCCGGGCACACACTGACCCGTGTGGCAGACGCAGAAGGCAGCGTGAGGACGTGCACACAGGGCGGGACGTCGAGGCCACTGTAGGTGGTGGGACCCCAGGAGTAGGAGGGGACAGCAGGCCTAGGGACAGCTCAGGGAGTGGAGGTAAGAGGAGGCAGCGACAGTCAGAGGAGGAAGGAGTGGGAGTCAGCACCCACCAGAgggcaaaaaagaagaaacagaagagacgGGCAGGGCGGGGCTCCATGGATTTCTTTTTGGGTGCCGAAGCCTGA
- the HAPLN2 gene encoding hyaluronan and proteoglycan link protein 2 — protein sequence MPGWLNLPTLCHLLLPWAFTIFHKALGDLAPYRGPHYLLPPIHEVIHSRRGATTTLPCVLGTPPPSFKVRWSKVEPGELRETPILITNGLHARGYGALGGRARMRKGHRLDASLVIAGVRLEDEGRYRCELINGLEDESVALTLRLEGVVFPYQPSRGRYQFNYYEAKQACEEQDGRLATYAQLYEAWTEGLDWCNAGWLLEGSVRYPVLTARAPCGGHGRPGIRSYGPRDRKRDRYDAFCFTSALAGRVFFVPGRLTLSEAHAACRRRGAMVAKVGHLYAAWKFSGLDQCDGGWLADGSVRFPITSPRPRCGGLPDPGVRSFGFPQPQQAAYGTYCYSE from the exons ATGCCAGGCTGGCTCAATCTCCCCACACTCTGCCACTTGCTTCTCCCTTGGGCCTTCACCATCTTCCACAAAGCCCTGGGGGACCTAG CACCCTACCGGGGCCCCCACTACCTCCTGCCCCCCATCCACGAGGTCATTCACTCTCGTCGTGGGGCCACGACCACGCTGCCCTGCGTCCTGGGTACCCCGCCGCCCAGCTTCAAGGTACGCTGGAGCAAAGTGGAACCAGGGGAGCTCCGGGAAACGCCGATCCTCATCACCAACGGACTGCACGCCCGGGGCTACGGGGCCCTGGGGGGGCGAGCCAGGATGCGGAAGGGCCATCGGTTAGACGCCTCCCTGGTCATTGCGGGCGTCCGCCTGGAGGACGAGGGCCGGTACCGCTGTGAGCTTATCAACGGCTTGGAGGACGAGAGCGTGGCGCTGACGCTGCGCCTGGAGG GTGTGGTGTTTCCGTACCAGCCCAGCCGCGGCCGGTACCAGTTCAATTACTACGAGGCGAAGCAGGCGTGCGAGGAGCAGGACGGACGCCTGGCCACCTACGCCCAGCTGTACGAGG CGTGGACCGAGGGACTGGACTGGTGTAACGCGGGCTGGCTGCTCGAGGGCTCCGTGCGCTACCCTGTACTCACCGCGCGCGCTCCGTGCGGCGGTCACGGTCGGCCTGGTATCCGTAGCTACGGGCCCCGCGACCGGAAGCGCGACCGCTACGACGCCTTCTGCTTCACCTCGGCGCTGGCAG GCCGAGTGTTCTTCGTGCCCGGGCGGCTGACGCTATCTGAAGCCCACGCGGCGTGCCGGCGGCGCGGGGCCATGGTGGCCAAGGTCGGGCACCTCTACGCCGCCTGGAAGTTCTCGGGGTTGGACCAATGCGACGGCGGCTGGCTGGCAGACGGCAGCGTGCGCTTCCCCATCACCTCGCCGCGGCCACGCTGCGGGGGCCTCCCTGATCCCGGAGTGCGCAGCTTCGGCTTCCCGCAGCCCCAGCAGGCGGCCTACGGGACCTACTGCTACTCGGAGTAG